A single genomic interval of Lusitaniella coriacea LEGE 07157 harbors:
- the yqeK gene encoding bis(5'-nucleosyl)-tetraphosphatase (symmetrical) YqeK, whose protein sequence is MRDRVLDWLKDNVPPPRLQHILGVEQMSGDLARHYHLDEEKARWAGLMHDLAKCFKPERLLQMAREEGVEIDPVCENTPHLLHADVSAIVAQHQFGMNDPAILEAIRNHTLGRPQMSDLSCVVFMADALEPSRGESAELEALRRTSWENLYQSVAQTSDYSLRHLLNTRRVIHPRTILTRNWAMQKSRDGVIISVNST, encoded by the coding sequence ATGCGCGATCGCGTCCTTGACTGGTTAAAAGATAATGTTCCCCCGCCTCGCCTGCAACATATTTTAGGGGTCGAACAAATGAGCGGCGATCTTGCCCGTCACTACCATCTCGATGAGGAGAAGGCACGATGGGCGGGATTGATGCACGATTTGGCAAAATGCTTTAAGCCCGAACGCCTCTTGCAAATGGCGCGGGAGGAAGGAGTAGAAATCGATCCCGTTTGCGAAAATACCCCGCACCTCCTTCACGCTGATGTCAGTGCAATCGTGGCACAACACCAATTTGGCATGAACGATCCGGCAATTTTAGAGGCGATTCGCAATCATACCTTGGGTCGTCCGCAGATGAGCGATTTGAGCTGTGTGGTCTTTATGGCAGATGCCTTAGAACCGAGTCGCGGCGAGAGTGCAGAACTTGAGGCGTTGCGCCGCACCAGTTGGGAAAATTTGTACCAAAGCGTCGCCCAAACCAGCGATTATTCCCTTCGACACCTCCTCAATACCCGCCGCGTTATTCATCCCCGCACGATTTTGACTCGTAACTGGGCGATGCAAAAGAGCCGTGACGGGGTGATAATCTCAGTCAACAGTACCTGA